In Conger conger chromosome 12, fConCon1.1, whole genome shotgun sequence, one DNA window encodes the following:
- the smarcb1b gene encoding SWI/SNF-related matrix-associated actin-dependent regulator of chromatin subfamily B member 1b isoform X2, which translates to MALSKTFGQKPVKFQLEQDGDFYMIGSEVGNYLRMFRGSLYKRYPSLWRRLASVEERKKIVASSHATSVTLLKASEVEEIFEGNDEKYKAVSISTEPPAYLREQKAKRNSQWVPTLPNSSHHLDAVPCSTSINRNRMGRDKKRTFPLCFDDHDPAVIHENAGQSEVLVPIRLDMEIDGQKLRDAFTWNMNEKLMTPEMFAEILCDDLDLNPLTFVPAIASAIRQQIESYPTDSILDEQTDQRVIIKLNIHVGNISLVDQFEWDMSEKENSPETFALKLCSELGLGGEFVTTIAYSIRGQLSWHQRTYAFSENPLPTVEIAIRNTGDADQWCPLLETLTDAEMEKKIRDQDRNTRRMRRLANTAPAW; encoded by the exons ATGGCGTTGAGCAAAACGTTCGGGCAGAAACCAGTGAAATTTCAGCTGGAACAGGATGGCGATTTTTACATGATTGGATCAGAG GTAGGCAACTATTTGCGCATGTTCCGTGGCTCCCTGTACAAAAGGTACCCGTCGCTGTGGAGGAGACTCGCGTCAGTCGAAGAGAGGAAGAAGATTGTAGCTTCATCGCACG CCACCAGTGTGACACTGCTGAAGGCGTCCGAGGTGGAGGAGATCTTCGAAGGGAACGATGAGAAGTACAAGGCGGTATCCATCAGCACAGAGCCCCCGGCGTACCTCAG GGAGCAGAAGGCGAAGAGGAACAGCCAATGGGTGCCGACCCTGCCGAACAGCTCCCACCACCTGGACGCTGTGCCCTGCTCCACCTCCATCAACCGCAACCGCATGGGCCGGGACAAGAAGAGGACCTTCCCCCTGTG CTTCGATGACCACGACCCGGCGGTGATCCATGAGAATGCAGGCCAGTCAGAGGTGCTGGTCCCTATCCGCTTGGACATGGAGATTGACGGGCAGAAGCTGCGAGATGCCTTCACCTGGAACATGAATG AGAAGCTCATGACCCCTGAGATGTTTGCGGAGATCCTGTGTGACGACCTGGACCTGAACCCGCTGACCTTCGTGCCGGCCATCGCCTCGGCCATCCGGCAGCAGATCGAGTCCTACCCCACCGACAGCATCCTGGACGAGCAGACCGACCAGCGCGTCATCATCAAG CTGAACATCCACGTGGGGAACATCTCTCTGGTGGACCAGTTCGAGTGGGACATGTCGGAGAAGGAGAACTCTCCGGAAACCTTCGCCCTGAAGCTGTGCTCGGAGCTGGGCCTGGGCGGCGAGTTCGTCACCACCATCGCCTACAGCATCCGCGGCCAGCTCAGCTGGCACCAGAGGACCTACGCCTTCAG TGAGAACCCCCTGCCCACCGTGGAAATCGCCATCCGCAACACCGGTGACGCTGACCAGTGGTGCCCCCTACTGGAGACCCTGACTGACGCGGAGATGGAGAAAAAGATCCGGGACCAGGACAGGAACACCAG GCGGATGAGGAGGCTGGCCAACACTGCCCCGGCCTGGTAA
- the smarcb1b gene encoding SWI/SNF-related matrix-associated actin-dependent regulator of chromatin subfamily B member 1b isoform X3 — protein sequence MALSKTFGQKPVKFQLEQDGDFYMIGSEVGNYLRMFRGSLYKRYPSLWRRLASVEERKKIVASSHDHGYTTLATSVTLLKASEVEEIFEGNDEKYKAVSISTEPPAYLREQKAKRNSQWVPTLPNSSHHLDAVPCSTSINRNRMGRDKKRTFPLCFDDHDPAVIHENAGQSEVLVPIRLDMEIDGQKLRDAFTWNMNEKLMTPEMFAEILCDDLDLNPLTFVPAIASAIRQQIESYPTDSILDEQTDQRVIIKLNIHVGNISLVDQFEWDMSEKENSPETFALKLCSELGLGGEFVTTIAYSIRGQLSWHQRTYAFRSDFRSIYSCFIPSPLLPSLPSVPAHDL from the exons ATGGCGTTGAGCAAAACGTTCGGGCAGAAACCAGTGAAATTTCAGCTGGAACAGGATGGCGATTTTTACATGATTGGATCAGAG GTAGGCAACTATTTGCGCATGTTCCGTGGCTCCCTGTACAAAAGGTACCCGTCGCTGTGGAGGAGACTCGCGTCAGTCGAAGAGAGGAAGAAGATTGTAGCTTCATCGCACG ATCATGGTTACACAACTTTAGCCACCAGTGTGACACTGCTGAAGGCGTCCGAGGTGGAGGAGATCTTCGAAGGGAACGATGAGAAGTACAAGGCGGTATCCATCAGCACAGAGCCCCCGGCGTACCTCAG GGAGCAGAAGGCGAAGAGGAACAGCCAATGGGTGCCGACCCTGCCGAACAGCTCCCACCACCTGGACGCTGTGCCCTGCTCCACCTCCATCAACCGCAACCGCATGGGCCGGGACAAGAAGAGGACCTTCCCCCTGTG CTTCGATGACCACGACCCGGCGGTGATCCATGAGAATGCAGGCCAGTCAGAGGTGCTGGTCCCTATCCGCTTGGACATGGAGATTGACGGGCAGAAGCTGCGAGATGCCTTCACCTGGAACATGAATG AGAAGCTCATGACCCCTGAGATGTTTGCGGAGATCCTGTGTGACGACCTGGACCTGAACCCGCTGACCTTCGTGCCGGCCATCGCCTCGGCCATCCGGCAGCAGATCGAGTCCTACCCCACCGACAGCATCCTGGACGAGCAGACCGACCAGCGCGTCATCATCAAG CTGAACATCCACGTGGGGAACATCTCTCTGGTGGACCAGTTCGAGTGGGACATGTCGGAGAAGGAGAACTCTCCGGAAACCTTCGCCCTGAAGCTGTGCTCGGAGCTGGGCCTGGGCGGCGAGTTCGTCACCACCATCGCCTACAGCATCCGCGGCCAGCTCAGCTGGCACCAGAGGACCTACGCCTTCAG GTCTGATTTCAGGTCAATATACTCGTGCTttatcccctcccccctccttccctctctgccctctgtcccagcgcatgacctctga
- the smarcb1b gene encoding SWI/SNF-related matrix-associated actin-dependent regulator of chromatin subfamily B member 1b isoform X1, giving the protein MALSKTFGQKPVKFQLEQDGDFYMIGSEVGNYLRMFRGSLYKRYPSLWRRLASVEERKKIVASSHDHGYTTLATSVTLLKASEVEEIFEGNDEKYKAVSISTEPPAYLREQKAKRNSQWVPTLPNSSHHLDAVPCSTSINRNRMGRDKKRTFPLCFDDHDPAVIHENAGQSEVLVPIRLDMEIDGQKLRDAFTWNMNEKLMTPEMFAEILCDDLDLNPLTFVPAIASAIRQQIESYPTDSILDEQTDQRVIIKLNIHVGNISLVDQFEWDMSEKENSPETFALKLCSELGLGGEFVTTIAYSIRGQLSWHQRTYAFSENPLPTVEIAIRNTGDADQWCPLLETLTDAEMEKKIRDQDRNTRRMRRLANTAPAW; this is encoded by the exons ATGGCGTTGAGCAAAACGTTCGGGCAGAAACCAGTGAAATTTCAGCTGGAACAGGATGGCGATTTTTACATGATTGGATCAGAG GTAGGCAACTATTTGCGCATGTTCCGTGGCTCCCTGTACAAAAGGTACCCGTCGCTGTGGAGGAGACTCGCGTCAGTCGAAGAGAGGAAGAAGATTGTAGCTTCATCGCACG ATCATGGTTACACAACTTTAGCCACCAGTGTGACACTGCTGAAGGCGTCCGAGGTGGAGGAGATCTTCGAAGGGAACGATGAGAAGTACAAGGCGGTATCCATCAGCACAGAGCCCCCGGCGTACCTCAG GGAGCAGAAGGCGAAGAGGAACAGCCAATGGGTGCCGACCCTGCCGAACAGCTCCCACCACCTGGACGCTGTGCCCTGCTCCACCTCCATCAACCGCAACCGCATGGGCCGGGACAAGAAGAGGACCTTCCCCCTGTG CTTCGATGACCACGACCCGGCGGTGATCCATGAGAATGCAGGCCAGTCAGAGGTGCTGGTCCCTATCCGCTTGGACATGGAGATTGACGGGCAGAAGCTGCGAGATGCCTTCACCTGGAACATGAATG AGAAGCTCATGACCCCTGAGATGTTTGCGGAGATCCTGTGTGACGACCTGGACCTGAACCCGCTGACCTTCGTGCCGGCCATCGCCTCGGCCATCCGGCAGCAGATCGAGTCCTACCCCACCGACAGCATCCTGGACGAGCAGACCGACCAGCGCGTCATCATCAAG CTGAACATCCACGTGGGGAACATCTCTCTGGTGGACCAGTTCGAGTGGGACATGTCGGAGAAGGAGAACTCTCCGGAAACCTTCGCCCTGAAGCTGTGCTCGGAGCTGGGCCTGGGCGGCGAGTTCGTCACCACCATCGCCTACAGCATCCGCGGCCAGCTCAGCTGGCACCAGAGGACCTACGCCTTCAG TGAGAACCCCCTGCCCACCGTGGAAATCGCCATCCGCAACACCGGTGACGCTGACCAGTGGTGCCCCCTACTGGAGACCCTGACTGACGCGGAGATGGAGAAAAAGATCCGGGACCAGGACAGGAACACCAG GCGGATGAGGAGGCTGGCCAACACTGCCCCGGCCTGGTAA